One region of Phragmites australis chromosome 18, lpPhrAust1.1, whole genome shotgun sequence genomic DNA includes:
- the LOC133899411 gene encoding cytokinin hydroxylase-like, with translation MTLGLLGLVLALPLLFMLTRAVLVTVSCYCLTPMRIQRILAGQGVHGPPARLLVGNLRDVSALIAETTACDMGSLSHDIVGRLLPHYVRWSKMYGRLFVYWYGSEPRVCVTDAGMVRELLSSRHAHVTGKSWLQQQGAKHFIGRGLLMANGATWSHQRHVVAPAFMADRLKGRVGHMVECTRQTVRALREAVARAGNEVEVGAHMTRLAGDIIARTEFDMSYDTGKRIFHLIEELQRLTARSSRYLWVPGSQYFPSKYRREIKRLNGELEHVLKESIQRSREIADEGRTPSSACGMGLLRMLLAEMERKKKSGHGELGYDAQMMIDECKTFFFAGHETSALLLTWAIMLLATNPSWQDKARAEIAHVCGDVPPTVDHLPKLTVLQMVINETLRLYPPATLLPRMAFEDITLGAGAGELRVPKGASVWIPVLAIHHDEAVWGADAHEFRPDRFAPGRARPWAGRFLPFASGPRNCIGQAYAMAEAKVVLAMLIASFRFGISDEYRHAPVNVLTLRPRHGVPVRLLPLTRQ, from the exons ATGACATTGGGCTTACTCGGCCTCGTGCTCGCATTGCCACTCTTGTTCATGCTGACAAGGGCCGTATTGGTCACCGTCTCCTGCTACTGCCTCACGCCGATGAGGATCCAGAGAATCCTGGCCGGCCAGGGCGTCCATGGCCCGCCGGCGCGCCTCCTTGTTGGGAACCTCCGTGATGTGTCCGCACTTATCGCCGAGACCACCGCCTGCGACATGGGATCTCTCAGCCACGACATCGTCGGCCGCCTCCTGCCTCATTACGTCCGTTGGTCCAAGATGTACG GGAGGCTGTTCGTGTACTGGTACGGGAGCGAGCCGCGGGTGTGCGTGACGGACGCGGGGATGGTGCGGGAGCTGCTGTCGTCGAGGCACGCGCACGTCACCGGCAAGTCGTGGCTGCAGCAGCAGGGCGCCAAGCACTTCATCGGCCGCGGCCTGCTCATGGCCAACGGCGCCACCTGGTCGCACCAGCGCCACGTCGTCGCGCCAGCCTTCATGGCCGACAGGCTCAAG GGTAGGGTGGGGCACATGGTGGAGTGCACCCGGCAGACGGTGCGTGCGCTGCGGGAGGCGGTGGCGAGGGCCGGGAACGAGGTGGAGGTGGGCGCGCACATGACGAGGCTCGCCGGCGACATCATCGCGCGCACCGAGTTCGACATGAGCTACGACACCGGCAAGCGCATCTTCCACCTCATCGAGGAGCTGCAGCGGCTCACCGCACGCTCCAGCCGCTACCTCTGGGTCCCTGGCAGCCA GTATTTTCCAAGCAAATACAGGCGGGAAATAAAGCGGTTGAACGGGGAGCTGGAGCACGTGCTGAAGGAGTCGATCCAGCGCAGCCGCGAGATCGCCGACGAGGGCCGGACGCCGTCCTCAGCGTGCGGCATGGGCCTGCTCAGGATGCTCCTTGCCGAgatggagaggaagaagaagtccGGCCACGGCGAGCTGGGGTACGACGCTCAGATGATGATCGACGAGTGCAAGACCTTCTTCTTCGCCGGCCACGAGACGTCGGCGCTGCTCCTCACCTGGGCCATCATGCTGCTCGCCACGAACCCGTCGTGGCAGGACAAGGCGCGCGCCGAGATCGCGCACGTCTGCGGCGACGTTCCTCCCACCGTCGACCACCTTCCCAAGCTCACCGTC CTGCAGATGGTGATCAACGAAACGCTGCGGCTGTACCCGCCGGCGACGCTGCTGCCGCGGATGGCGTTCGAGGACATCACGCTcggtgccggcgccggcgagctgCGCGTGCCGAAGGGCGCGTCGGTGTGGATCCCGGTCCTGGCCATTCACCACGACGAGGCCGTCTGGGGCGCGGACGCGCACGAGTTCAGGCCCGACCGATTCGCGCCCGGGCGCGCGCGGCCGTGGGCAGGGCGGTTCCTGCCGTTCGCGTCCGGCCCGCGCAACTGCATCGGGCAGGCGTACGCCATGGCCGAGGCCAAGGTTGTCCTGGCCATGCTGATCGCGAGCTTCCGCTTCGGCATCTCTGACGAGTACCGCCACGCGCCCGTGAACGTGCTCACGCTCCGGCCGCGCCACGGCGTGCCGGTGCGCCTGCTGCCGCTGACGCGGCAGTAG